The Bifidobacterium eulemuris genome includes a window with the following:
- a CDS encoding glycoside hydrolase family 5 protein, whose translation MDIKTINGVNLGNWLVLEKWMNPALFDGTTADDEYYLPTQLSPEVYEARIKTHRAEYINERDFATIKSWGLNSVRIPVPYFVFGDRAPFIGCVDELDKAFNWAEKYGLTILIDLHTAPLSQNGFDNGGISGVCKWAQLPDEVEFVLTVLERLAQRYGDREALMGIEIINEPNTTTSWSLMNVTERYKAVDPELAEGTGPIEFDWLKDFYVTAYHRLRDADHGALPEDKAVVFHDGFDIWQWKDFMRGEDGKLAPEFVNVILDTHQYLMTAEMMGCPQTVEGYDDFVRNTYAPMIKEMSEYFPVIVGEWCLFNSVGCGVDTHGGQSVLNGEEGAQVEALTPAEKRDLYQGVAKSQLEAWSQGLGHYYWNYKLLTDTVNTPGWIGWDAWDLGRCIAQDWFPTPANHK comes from the coding sequence ATGGACATCAAGACCATCAACGGCGTGAACCTCGGCAACTGGCTCGTCCTCGAGAAGTGGATGAACCCGGCTCTGTTCGACGGCACCACCGCGGATGACGAATACTATCTGCCCACCCAGCTCTCGCCGGAGGTCTATGAGGCCCGCATCAAAACCCACCGCGCGGAATACATCAACGAACGCGACTTCGCCACCATCAAGTCCTGGGGCCTCAACTCGGTGCGCATCCCCGTGCCGTACTTCGTCTTCGGCGACCGCGCCCCCTTCATCGGCTGCGTCGACGAACTCGACAAGGCGTTCAACTGGGCCGAGAAGTACGGTCTGACCATCCTCATCGACCTGCACACCGCGCCGCTGAGCCAGAACGGCTTCGACAACGGCGGCATCTCCGGCGTGTGCAAGTGGGCGCAACTGCCCGACGAGGTGGAATTCGTGCTCACCGTGCTCGAACGCCTCGCCCAGCGCTACGGCGATCGCGAAGCACTGATGGGCATCGAAATCATCAACGAGCCGAACACCACCACCTCCTGGTCGTTGATGAACGTGACGGAGCGCTACAAGGCGGTCGATCCCGAACTCGCCGAAGGCACCGGCCCGATCGAATTCGACTGGCTCAAGGACTTCTACGTCACCGCCTACCATCGCCTGCGCGACGCCGACCATGGCGCGCTGCCCGAGGATAAGGCCGTGGTGTTCCACGACGGCTTCGACATCTGGCAGTGGAAGGACTTCATGCGCGGCGAGGACGGCAAGCTCGCACCCGAGTTCGTCAACGTGATCCTCGACACCCACCAGTACCTGATGACCGCCGAAATGATGGGCTGCCCGCAGACCGTGGAAGGCTACGACGACTTCGTGCGCAACACCTACGCGCCGATGATCAAGGAGATGAGCGAATACTTCCCCGTCATCGTGGGGGAGTGGTGCCTGTTCAACTCGGTCGGCTGCGGCGTCGACACCCACGGCGGCCAGAGCGTGCTCAACGGAGAGGAGGGCGCGCAGGTCGAAGCGCTCACCCCGGCCGAGAAGCGCGACCTCTACCAAGGCGTCGCCAAAAGCCAGCTCGAGGCGTGGAGCCAAGGCCTGGGCCACTACTACTGGAACTACAAGCTGCTCACCGACACCGTCAACACCCCCGGCTGGATCGGCTGGGACGCATGGGATCTCGGCCGCTGCATCGCCCAAGACTGGTTCCCCACCCCCGCCAACCACAAATAG
- a CDS encoding glycoside hydrolase family 43 protein: protein MLLNPIFKGFNPDPAICRKGDDYYVAVSTFEWFPGIPVYHSKDMKHWELLTHVLTDDTEPNLTKLPSAKGIWAPCLTYNEDEDMFYVIYGVMNSMNARYFDVDNYLIKSKSIEGPWSEPVYLTSSGFDASILHDDDGKKYIVSLEWETREGYEKPGVICMVEYDPETKHVVGYPKRIWRGATDRGCIEAPHLTKRDGWYYIMCAEGGTGYNHAVTMGRSRNVWGPYEPDPQGAIVTSQPVESNERADDDHLKPRYYNPDSVLQKSGHGSYVDLPNGETYLVHLTSRPFAPELRCTLGRETAIQKMTWTEDGWLRMADGSNLAKIQVEEPNLPDVPMPEIPAFDDFDGDKLGNWYYSPRLMPTTFANVIERPGWLRVRGQESLASLNRTSLVARKLTSVYATVTTKMEFSPEVYQHSAGLTIYYDNMNNIFLRKYYSETLGGAAISLVRLENGEKTEMLDTRVAVEDRAIYMRLNIEGRRTWFEWGYDGENWTKIGPEFDTTTFSDEYCKFGEFTGTMVGVAVTDASLHERTADFDFFDYQADESKPVA from the coding sequence ATGCTGCTCAATCCGATCTTCAAAGGCTTCAATCCCGACCCGGCGATCTGCCGCAAAGGCGACGACTACTATGTGGCCGTCTCCACCTTCGAATGGTTCCCCGGCATCCCCGTCTACCATTCCAAGGATATGAAGCATTGGGAGCTGCTCACCCACGTGCTTACCGACGACACCGAGCCGAACCTCACCAAGCTGCCCTCCGCCAAGGGCATCTGGGCGCCGTGCCTCACCTACAACGAGGACGAGGACATGTTCTACGTGATCTACGGCGTGATGAACTCCATGAACGCCCGCTACTTCGACGTGGACAACTATCTTATCAAGTCCAAGAGCATCGAAGGCCCGTGGAGCGAGCCGGTCTACCTCACCTCCTCCGGCTTCGACGCGTCCATCCTGCATGACGACGACGGCAAGAAGTACATCGTCTCGCTCGAATGGGAGACCCGCGAAGGCTACGAGAAGCCGGGCGTGATCTGCATGGTCGAATACGATCCCGAAACCAAGCATGTGGTCGGCTACCCCAAGCGCATCTGGCGCGGCGCCACCGACCGCGGCTGCATCGAGGCTCCGCATCTGACCAAGCGCGACGGTTGGTACTACATCATGTGCGCCGAGGGCGGCACCGGCTACAACCACGCCGTCACCATGGGCCGCTCGCGCAACGTGTGGGGCCCGTACGAGCCGGATCCGCAGGGTGCGATCGTCACCTCGCAGCCGGTCGAATCCAACGAGCGCGCGGATGACGACCACTTGAAGCCCCGCTACTACAATCCGGATTCCGTGCTGCAGAAGTCCGGCCATGGCTCCTATGTGGACCTGCCGAACGGCGAGACCTACCTGGTGCATCTGACCTCGCGTCCGTTCGCGCCCGAACTGCGCTGCACGCTCGGCCGTGAGACCGCCATCCAGAAGATGACGTGGACCGAGGACGGCTGGCTGCGTATGGCCGACGGTTCGAATCTCGCCAAGATTCAGGTTGAGGAGCCGAATCTGCCCGACGTGCCGATGCCCGAGATCCCCGCGTTCGACGACTTCGACGGCGACAAGCTGGGCAACTGGTACTATTCGCCGCGCCTGATGCCCACCACCTTCGCGAACGTGATCGAGCGTCCGGGCTGGCTGCGCGTGCGCGGTCAGGAGTCGCTGGCCTCGCTCAACCGCACAAGCCTCGTGGCCCGCAAGCTCACCAGCGTGTACGCCACGGTGACCACGAAGATGGAGTTCTCCCCGGAGGTCTACCAGCATTCCGCGGGGCTCACCATCTACTACGACAACATGAACAACATCTTCCTGCGCAAGTACTATTCGGAGACGCTCGGCGGCGCCGCCATCTCGCTGGTGCGACTGGAGAACGGTGAGAAGACCGAGATGCTCGACACCCGTGTGGCCGTCGAGGACCGTGCGATCTACATGCGCCTGAACATCGAAGGCCGCCGCACCTGGTTCGAGTGGGGCTACGACGGTGAGAACTGGACCAAGATCGGACCCGAGTTCGACACCACCACCTTCTCCGACGAGTACTGCAAGTTCGGCGAGTTCACCGGCACGATGGTCGGCGTGGCCGTCACCGACGCCTCGCTGCACGAGCGCACCGCCGACTTCGACTTCTTCGATTACCAGGCCGACGAGTCCAAGCCCGTCGCCTGA
- a CDS encoding sensor histidine kinase — MTSPQPHHHTLPSISRWISFHLPFITHRWIAAFALASCALNIIVSFAAVHLTNPTAMQMTSPAIPYLLFMHVCVLSIALLPVAGSCTTIIVWCVGVLQPTAATGMPFTLIFSVCLAIAALEYCMEPAGFPTAIVAGIIAALGTSVERIDSSELVPSHEPMNLMPITVPLFLCVALFAHLLTRKEQLDALGNALRRKSDNEQTSRLLHDSISNEVTDAMLLLDDAMGTAQDEHASLRIQQARTHLQQAHAHTHELIALLDSDMKDAEAATTAGFSRWDFALAGPASPASHRADAANRISRDDLLAVFQRIEGQQTKAFTSLGFDGEILLPHSLACAHYASDTVHLLQGLFNECCANVRKHADPRYGYVISIESESNRFLLRVKDVPLHEKDSSSGDHIGNAHPSASIGLRLHTGLRRYEAELRAIGGTLTTQDENGFWTLEASIPAIR; from the coding sequence ATGACCAGTCCACAGCCGCACCACCACACGCTCCCCTCGATCTCGAGGTGGATAAGCTTCCATCTGCCGTTCATCACACATCGATGGATAGCGGCCTTCGCGCTTGCTTCCTGCGCGTTGAACATCATCGTCTCGTTTGCCGCCGTTCATCTCACGAATCCAACCGCGATGCAGATGACGTCTCCGGCGATTCCGTACCTGCTGTTCATGCACGTTTGCGTGCTGTCTATCGCATTGTTGCCGGTGGCCGGCAGCTGCACGACCATAATCGTCTGGTGCGTGGGAGTCCTTCAGCCAACAGCCGCCACAGGAATGCCGTTCACGCTGATCTTCAGCGTATGCCTTGCCATCGCGGCGCTTGAATACTGTATGGAGCCTGCGGGATTCCCAACCGCCATCGTTGCCGGAATCATCGCCGCCCTCGGCACCAGCGTGGAACGCATCGATTCTTCGGAACTTGTGCCAAGTCATGAGCCGATGAACCTGATGCCCATCACCGTTCCTCTGTTTCTCTGTGTCGCGCTTTTCGCGCATCTGTTGACCAGAAAAGAGCAACTCGATGCGCTTGGCAATGCGCTACGCAGAAAATCGGACAACGAACAGACATCCCGCCTGCTGCATGACTCCATATCCAACGAGGTGACGGACGCCATGCTCCTGCTTGACGATGCTATGGGGACGGCGCAGGACGAGCACGCATCCCTGCGCATACAGCAGGCTCGCACGCATCTGCAGCAAGCCCACGCGCACACCCACGAACTCATCGCACTGCTCGACTCCGATATGAAGGATGCCGAAGCCGCTACAACCGCCGGCTTCTCTCGCTGGGACTTCGCCCTTGCCGGCCCCGCCTCCCCCGCTTCACACAGAGCGGACGCCGCTAACCGCATAAGCCGAGACGACCTGCTTGCCGTATTCCAAAGGATTGAAGGACAGCAGACCAAGGCCTTCACATCGCTTGGATTCGACGGCGAGATTCTGCTTCCGCATTCGCTGGCATGCGCCCACTATGCCAGCGATACCGTCCATCTGCTTCAGGGGCTTTTCAACGAATGTTGCGCGAACGTACGCAAACATGCCGATCCGCGATACGGATACGTCATATCGATCGAATCGGAGTCAAACCGTTTTCTCTTGCGTGTGAAGGACGTTCCTTTGCACGAGAAAGATTCATCATCCGGCGACCATATCGGAAACGCCCACCCGTCCGCATCCATTGGTCTCCGTCTCCACACCGGCTTGCGCCGATACGAGGCGGAGCTCCGCGCTATCGGCGGCACGCTGACCACACAGGATGAGAACGGATTCTGGACGTTGGAGGCCAGCATTCCCGCCATACGATAG